A genomic segment from Fuerstiella sp. encodes:
- the ruvX gene encoding Holliday junction resolvase RuvX: MNNQRPDLLPQQHTANVPQKGRLLGIDYGTVRVGISVCDENQQLASPLHNYQRVSRQADQQFFRKQVKEYKIAGFVVGLPLHMKGDESRISSEARRYGQWLNSVTRLPVTFQDERLSSVQADVLLSATELTKKQRKARIDKLAAQILLQNWLDGRQRATAAGGE, encoded by the coding sequence ATGAATAATCAGCGCCCCGACCTTCTTCCTCAGCAACACACGGCAAACGTTCCACAGAAAGGTCGCCTGCTGGGCATCGACTACGGAACCGTACGAGTCGGTATCTCCGTCTGTGATGAGAATCAGCAACTTGCAAGTCCGCTGCACAACTACCAGCGAGTGAGTCGCCAGGCGGATCAACAGTTTTTTCGAAAACAGGTGAAGGAATACAAAATCGCGGGGTTTGTCGTCGGTCTTCCGTTACACATGAAGGGCGACGAAAGCCGTATTTCCTCTGAAGCCCGAAGATATGGTCAGTGGCTGAATTCGGTTACCCGGCTTCCGGTGACTTTTCAGGACGAACGCCTGTCCAGTGTCCAGGCAGATGTGCTCCTTTCTGCAACAGAGCTCACGAAGAAACAGCGAAAGGCTCGAATCGACAAACTTGCGGCTCAGATTCTCCTGCAGAACTGGCTGGACGGACGTCAGAGAGCGACGGCAGCCGGCGGTGAGTAA